The following proteins come from a genomic window of Candidatus Krumholzibacteriia bacterium:
- the fliP gene encoding flagellar type III secretion system pore protein FliP (The bacterial flagellar biogenesis protein FliP forms a type III secretion system (T3SS)-type pore required for flagellar assembly.): protein MMRDRRAFRTVLVLLVAAVLLVPADGAAQQVAADGDQLTLSVQGGGDGNLSSTIKIVLLMTLLTLAPSIIVLTTSFTRMLIVLGFLRQALGTHQTPSNQILAGMALFLSIVVMTPVFEQINATAIQPYLAAQEQVDGEEQGGMTDREAIEAAMVPLRNFMLAQTREKDLDLFLELNRRERPEDLGELPMSVVVPSFLISELKTAFQMGFMLYLPFLIVDMVIASVLMSMGMMMLPPILVSLPFKILLFVLVDGWHLITRSLVSAFHVPV from the coding sequence ATGATGCGTGACCGACGTGCATTCCGGACCGTCCTGGTGCTGCTCGTGGCGGCGGTGCTCCTGGTGCCGGCCGACGGGGCCGCGCAGCAGGTCGCTGCCGATGGCGACCAGCTCACTCTCAGCGTCCAGGGCGGGGGCGACGGCAATCTGAGCTCGACGATCAAGATCGTCCTGCTGATGACCCTGCTCACGCTGGCACCGTCGATCATCGTCCTGACCACCAGCTTCACGCGCATGCTCATCGTGCTCGGCTTCCTGCGGCAGGCCCTCGGCACGCACCAGACCCCGAGCAACCAGATCCTCGCGGGCATGGCCCTCTTCCTGAGCATCGTGGTGATGACTCCGGTCTTCGAGCAGATCAACGCCACCGCGATCCAGCCATATCTCGCCGCCCAGGAGCAGGTCGACGGCGAGGAGCAGGGCGGAATGACCGATCGCGAGGCGATCGAGGCCGCCATGGTACCGCTGCGCAATTTCATGCTGGCGCAGACCCGCGAGAAAGACCTCGACCTGTTCCTCGAACTGAATCGGCGGGAGCGTCCCGAGGATCTCGGCGAACTGCCCATGTCGGTGGTGGTGCCGAGCTTCCTGATCAGCGAGCTCAAGACCGCCTTCCAGATGGGCTTCATGCTCTATCTGCCGTTCCTGATCGTCGACATGGTGATCGCGTCGGTGCTCATGAGCATGGGCATGATGATGCTCCCGCCGATCCTGGTGTCGTTGCCGTTCAAGATCCTGCTCTTCGTCCTGGTCGACGGATGGCACCTGATCACCCGTAGCCTGGTCTCGGCCTTCCACGTACCGGTCTGA
- the fliQ gene encoding flagellar biosynthesis protein FliQ produces MSPDLVIDMAQDSVWTLLMAAAPMLIAGMVVGLLISIVQAATQVNEMTMTFVPKIVAVMVTAVLFLPFIMSKLTIFTQEIFARIVAVGLS; encoded by the coding sequence GTGAGTCCCGATCTCGTCATCGACATGGCCCAGGACTCCGTTTGGACCCTGCTCATGGCGGCTGCGCCGATGCTGATCGCCGGCATGGTGGTGGGTCTGTTGATCTCGATCGTCCAGGCCGCCACGCAGGTGAACGAGATGACCATGACCTTCGTGCCGAAGATCGTGGCCGTCATGGTGACCGCGGTGCTCTTCCTGCCGTTCATCATGTCGAAGCTGACGATCTTCACACAGGAGATCTTCGCGCGCATCGTGGCGGTGGGGCTGTCGTGA
- the fliR gene encoding flagellar biosynthetic protein FliR, whose protein sequence is MNWAVDMNSLVIAGLASARVLSFLSSLPILGVRTVPSPVRVAIALCFATAMMPTIREAGATAPETPVLLAFALAIEILVGLLLAFAAVTVFATVQFAGEIIGVQMGLALANVVDPTSNMQISTVSQMFNLIAVLMFLAVDGPVNLLRAFAQGYEAMPPGAFVPTAESMFEAIAQVGTLFSLAVRIALPVITALMLVSLTLGVLGRTVPQMNLLVVGFPIKIVVGIFVMAVSVPLFGETIIGILDQVPDRLGDIIWAGPVGR, encoded by the coding sequence GTGAACTGGGCCGTCGACATGAACTCGCTGGTGATCGCTGGCCTGGCCTCGGCGCGGGTGCTCAGCTTCCTGTCGAGCCTTCCGATCCTCGGCGTGCGGACGGTGCCCAGCCCCGTGCGTGTGGCGATCGCCCTGTGCTTCGCGACGGCCATGATGCCGACGATCCGCGAGGCGGGAGCGACGGCCCCGGAGACGCCGGTGCTGCTCGCCTTCGCGCTGGCGATCGAGATCCTGGTCGGGCTGCTGCTCGCCTTCGCGGCGGTGACCGTCTTCGCCACCGTGCAGTTCGCGGGCGAGATCATCGGCGTGCAGATGGGCCTGGCGCTGGCGAACGTCGTCGATCCCACCAGCAACATGCAGATCTCCACCGTGAGCCAGATGTTCAATCTGATCGCGGTGCTGATGTTCCTCGCCGTCGACGGCCCGGTGAACCTGCTCCGGGCCTTCGCGCAGGGCTACGAGGCGATGCCCCCGGGGGCCTTCGTTCCCACGGCCGAGAGCATGTTCGAAGCGATCGCCCAGGTGGGAACGCTGTTCTCGCTGGCCGTGCGCATCGCGCTACCGGTCATCACCGCGCTCATGCTGGTGAGCCTGACGCTCGGCGTGCTCGGACGCACCGTACCCCAGATGAATCTCCTCGTGGTCGGCTTCCCGATCAAGATCGTCGTCGGGATCTTCGTGATGGCCGTATCGGTGCCTCTCTTCGGAGAGACCATCATCGGTATTCTGGACCAGGTTCCCGATCGGCTCGGCGACATCATCTGGGCCGGACCGGTGGGGAGGTGA
- the flhB gene encoding flagellar biosynthesis protein FlhB translates to MAEQPAGDRTEQATPERHRKAREEGQVARSAEVNSVAVLGVAFAALIAAVGYMGDQLRAVGVHYLSEAGVRRIDSTTDAMATLLAAGEKGMLALAPVALAVLFVGTGVAYAQVGWNWSPKAYSFRLEKLNPLEGLKNRFFSKTTWFELAKNLIKVTVLGGIAFLAIQDMIPRLVGLSKLALVEGWAEAVRILAELLFRMLGALLVLALIDFWWQRHRHAEQLKMTKDEVKREMKDQEGDPKLKARVRSLMLEQMKRRMLDEVKSADVVVTNPTHYSVALRYRASEGAPKVVAKGQGHLALRIREIAREHRVPILENPPLARALYRTAEVDSFVPIDLYESVAQVLAAVYRADHRRSDAAGV, encoded by the coding sequence ATGGCCGAACAACCCGCAGGTGATCGTACCGAACAGGCGACTCCCGAACGGCATCGTAAGGCCCGAGAAGAAGGGCAGGTCGCGCGCAGTGCCGAGGTGAACTCGGTGGCCGTGCTGGGTGTCGCCTTCGCCGCTCTGATCGCGGCCGTCGGCTACATGGGCGATCAGTTGCGCGCGGTCGGCGTACACTACCTGAGCGAGGCGGGCGTGCGTCGCATCGACAGCACCACCGACGCCATGGCCACGCTTCTCGCCGCCGGGGAGAAGGGCATGCTCGCCCTGGCGCCTGTCGCGCTGGCGGTCCTGTTCGTCGGTACCGGCGTCGCCTACGCCCAGGTCGGTTGGAACTGGTCGCCGAAGGCTTACTCCTTCCGCCTCGAGAAGCTGAACCCGCTGGAAGGCCTCAAGAACCGCTTCTTCAGCAAGACGACCTGGTTCGAGCTCGCGAAGAACCTGATCAAGGTCACCGTTCTCGGAGGCATCGCTTTCCTGGCGATCCAGGACATGATTCCGCGCCTCGTCGGTCTGTCGAAACTCGCCTTGGTCGAGGGCTGGGCCGAGGCCGTGCGGATCCTCGCCGAGTTGTTGTTCCGCATGCTGGGTGCACTGCTCGTGCTGGCCCTGATCGACTTCTGGTGGCAGCGGCACCGGCACGCCGAGCAGTTGAAGATGACGAAGGACGAGGTCAAGCGCGAGATGAAGGACCAGGAGGGCGATCCCAAGCTCAAGGCGCGGGTTCGTTCCCTGATGCTCGAGCAGATGAAGCGGCGGATGCTCGACGAGGTCAAGTCCGCGGACGTCGTGGTGACCAACCCGACGCACTACTCGGTGGCCCTTCGCTACCGCGCCTCCGAAGGCGCTCCGAAGGTCGTGGCCAAGGGGCAGGGGCACCTGGCCCTGCGCATCCGTGAGATCGCGCGCGAGCACCGTGTACCGATCCTCGAGAATCCGCCGCTGGCCCGGGCGCTGTACCGGACCGCCGAGGTCGACTCCTTCGTGCCGATCGACCTCTACGAATCGGTGGCCCAGGTGCTGGCCGCCGTCTACCGCGCCGACCACCGGCGCAGCGACGCGGCGGGGGTGTAG
- the flhA gene encoding flagellar biosynthesis protein FlhA — protein MAEGNTEVRQGAVVNGSILAAGMMIGVLVLMVIPVPTGVVDVLLTFNIAFAMTVFLVTVYLKRPMDFSVFPSLLLMVTLFRLALNVASTRLILSNADAGAVIAAFGDFVVGGNFVIGVVVFLILVVVQFVVITKGSGRIAEVSARFTLDALPGKQMAIDADLNAGMITEHDARTRRKEIADEAEFYGAMDGASKFVRGDAIAGMVITAINILGGLAIGTLQRGMPVGDSARIYTLLTVGDGLVSQIPALLVSTAAGIVVTRNNSGLNLGTDIATQVVQDPRALLVSGAALGAFAFVPGLPTLPFLLLSVGAGVAGFLSRNQNERQVREEQEEAARAAEEAEAPAEERDGDDIFVVDRLELEIGYGLIPIVDAGRGGDLLQRITNVRRKTGSELGINVAPIRIRDNLQLGANEYVVKLRGVEITRFELHLDRLLAMRVRDGGADVPGITTSEPAFGLPAVWISKDDKSQAEMAGYTVVEPSAVVATHLAEIVKAHADEILTRQDVKDMVDRLGEHAPALVEEVFGDKISLTVLHGVLRGLLHERIPVRDLVTILETLASSGPVNEGQVDALVERVRMSLSRQLSHLYADENRTIWVLTVHPETEQAIFSSFRESERAQNVVMDPGFAERFVATLGQQVDQVVAAGRSPLLVVSSPIRSFTRRLIEASFPMVGVLGYTEIAPGYQIRSLGTVIAHGNANLDAQRAQAAATAGGA, from the coding sequence ATGGCCGAGGGCAACACCGAGGTCCGACAGGGTGCCGTCGTGAACGGCAGCATATTGGCCGCCGGCATGATGATCGGCGTCCTGGTCCTGATGGTCATTCCGGTGCCCACCGGGGTGGTCGACGTCCTGTTGACCTTCAACATCGCCTTTGCGATGACCGTTTTCCTGGTGACGGTCTATCTCAAGCGGCCGATGGACTTCTCGGTCTTCCCCTCGCTGCTGCTGATGGTCACGCTCTTCCGTCTGGCGCTGAACGTGGCGAGCACGCGCCTGATCCTCAGCAATGCGGACGCCGGAGCCGTGATCGCCGCCTTCGGCGACTTCGTCGTGGGCGGGAACTTCGTCATCGGAGTCGTGGTCTTCCTGATCCTCGTGGTGGTCCAGTTCGTGGTGATCACGAAGGGCTCGGGCCGCATCGCCGAGGTTTCGGCGCGGTTCACCCTGGACGCGCTTCCGGGCAAGCAGATGGCGATCGACGCGGATCTCAATGCCGGAATGATCACCGAGCACGACGCCCGGACGCGGCGCAAGGAGATCGCGGACGAGGCCGAGTTCTACGGCGCCATGGACGGCGCCAGCAAGTTCGTGCGCGGCGACGCCATTGCGGGCATGGTGATCACCGCCATCAACATCCTCGGCGGCCTCGCCATCGGTACCCTGCAACGGGGCATGCCCGTGGGCGACAGTGCACGGATCTACACGCTGCTCACCGTGGGTGACGGTCTGGTCAGCCAGATTCCGGCACTCCTGGTGAGTACGGCGGCCGGTATCGTCGTCACCCGGAACAACAGCGGGCTGAACCTGGGGACCGACATCGCGACCCAGGTCGTGCAGGACCCCCGGGCTCTGCTGGTGAGCGGCGCGGCTCTGGGCGCATTCGCCTTCGTGCCGGGCCTGCCCACCTTGCCCTTCCTCTTGCTCTCGGTGGGGGCGGGCGTGGCCGGATTCCTCTCGAGGAATCAGAACGAACGTCAGGTGCGCGAAGAGCAGGAGGAGGCTGCGCGCGCAGCGGAAGAAGCGGAGGCACCGGCCGAGGAACGCGACGGCGACGACATCTTCGTCGTGGACCGCCTCGAGCTCGAGATCGGCTACGGCCTGATTCCGATCGTCGACGCCGGCCGGGGTGGCGATCTGTTGCAGCGCATCACGAACGTGCGCCGCAAGACGGGATCGGAACTCGGCATCAACGTCGCGCCGATCCGTATCCGGGACAATCTGCAGCTCGGTGCGAACGAGTACGTGGTGAAGCTCCGTGGAGTCGAGATCACCCGATTCGAGCTTCACCTCGACCGGCTGCTCGCCATGCGGGTGCGCGACGGTGGTGCCGACGTGCCGGGGATCACGACCTCTGAGCCGGCCTTCGGCCTGCCCGCGGTTTGGATCTCCAAGGACGACAAGTCGCAGGCCGAGATGGCCGGTTACACCGTGGTCGAGCCGAGCGCGGTCGTGGCCACGCACCTCGCCGAGATCGTCAAGGCGCACGCCGACGAGATCCTCACCCGCCAGGACGTCAAGGACATGGTCGATCGGCTCGGCGAGCACGCCCCCGCGCTGGTCGAAGAGGTCTTCGGCGACAAGATCTCGCTCACGGTGCTGCACGGTGTGCTCCGCGGACTGTTGCACGAACGGATCCCGGTGCGCGACCTGGTGACCATCCTCGAGACGCTGGCGTCGAGTGGCCCCGTGAACGAGGGCCAGGTGGACGCGCTGGTCGAGCGCGTGCGCATGTCCCTGAGCCGGCAGCTCTCGCACCTCTACGCCGACGAGAACCGCACCATCTGGGTCCTCACGGTCCATCCCGAGACCGAACAGGCGATCTTCTCGTCGTTCCGCGAGTCGGAGCGCGCGCAGAACGTGGTCATGGATCCCGGTTTCGCCGAGCGCTTCGTGGCCACTCTGGGCCAGCAGGTCGACCAGGTGGTCGCCGCTGGTCGCTCACCGCTGCTGGTGGTGAGCAGCCCCATTCGTTCTTTCACGCGACGCCTGATCGAGGCGTCGTTCCCGATGGTCGGCGTCCTCGGATACACCGAGATCGCGCCCGGCTATCAGATCCGATCCCTGGGGACGGTGATCGCTCATGGCAATGCCAACCTCGACGCCCAACGGGCCCAGGCCGCAGCCACGGCCGGCGGGGCCTGA